One segment of Solanum stenotomum isolate F172 chromosome 1, ASM1918654v1, whole genome shotgun sequence DNA contains the following:
- the LOC125853425 gene encoding histone-lysine N-methyltransferase ASHH3-like isoform X1: MPATPTKKSATRGGIGNVFNKLTSKIGDPVDFELPDWLSKWQPTPYPYTSIRRNIYLTNKGKRRLEDDGISCACSSTAESSDVCGMDCLCSMLWSSCTSGCKCGSSCLNKPFHQRPVKKMKIVKTEKCGTGIVADEDIKTKEFVVEYVGEVIDDKTCEERLWKLKHSGETNFYLCEINRNMVIDATYKGNKSRYINHSCCPNTEMQRWMIDGETRIGIFATRDIKRGEHLTYDYQFVQFGADQDCHCGAINCKRKLGIRPNKLKLPSSDAAALKLVACQVAAPFPKEKVLLSAKHDSLTELPPKGNWSFDSAWRIQHPRNCTGQIIRIIRSSDQSPVDSLESRIPDVSSSFGIIKQFDSITKKHLIMFEDGSVEHLDLSKEDWGFCNFA, encoded by the exons ATGCCTGCTACGCCTACGAAGAAG AGTGCTACCCGTGGTGGGATAGGGAATGTATTCAACAAATTAACAAGCAAAATTGGAGATCCTGTTGACTTTGAACTTCCAGATTGGTTGAGTAAATGGCAACCCACTCCCTATCCCTATACCTCTATAAGGCGAA ATATATACCTCACCAATAAGGGTAAGCGGCGGCTAGAAGATGATGGCATATCTTGTGCCTGCAGTTCAACAGCAGAATCTTCGGACGTGTGTGGCATGGATTGCCTTTGTAG CATGCTATGGTCTAGCTGCACCTCGGGATGTAAATGTGGGAGTTCTTGTCTGAATAAGCCATTCCATCAACGTCCtgtgaagaagatgaaaatagTGAAG ACTGAGAAATGTGGCACTGGGATTGTGGCAGATGAAGATATCAAGACAAAAGAGTTTGTTGTAGAGTATGTTGGAGAAG TTATTGATGACAAGACATGTGAAGAGCGACTTTGGAAATTGAAGCACAGTGGGGAAACAAATTTTTACTTGTGTGAGATCAATAGGAATATGGTGATTGATGCCACTTATAAGGGAAACAAATCCAGATACATTAATCATAGCTGTTGTCCAAATACTGAGATGCAGAGATG GATGATTGATGGTGAGACAAGAATTGGCATATTTGCGACACGTGACATTAAAAGGGGCGAGCATCTGACCTACGATTATCA GTTTGTTCAATTTGGTGCAGATCAAGATTGTCACTGTGGTGCTATAAATTGCAAGCGAAAGCTGGGAATCAGACCTAACAAACTAAAACTTCCTTCTTCGGATGCTGCTGCACTAAAGCTAGTGGCATGCCAGGTAGCTGCGCCCTTCCCCAAAGAGAAAGTACTGCTATCTGCAAAACAT GATTCTCTAACTGAACTTCCCCCAAAAG GAAATTGGAGTTTTGACTCTGCTTGGAGAATCCAGCATCCTCGGAATTGCACAGGTCAAATTATAAGAATAATTCGCTCTTCTGACCAGAG TCCTGTTGATTCACTGGAGTCTCGAATACCTGATGTTTCCAGTTCCTTTGGAATCATTAAACAGTTTGACAGCATCACCAAAAAACATTTG ATCATGTTTGAAGACGGTAGTGTTGAGCACCTTGACTTGTCAAAAGAAGATTGGGGATTTTGTAACTTTGCTTAA
- the LOC125853425 gene encoding histone-lysine N-methyltransferase ASHH3-like isoform X2, whose protein sequence is MPATPTKKSATRGGIGNVFNKLTSKIGDPVDFELPDWLSKWQPTPYPYTSIRRNIYLTNKGKRRLEDDGISCACSSTAESSDVCGMDCLCSMLWSSCTSGCKCGSSCLNKPFHQRPVKKMKIVKTEKCGTGIVADEDIKTKEFVVEYVGEVIDDKTCEERLWKLKHSGETNFYLCEINRNMVIDATYKGNKSRYINHSCCPNTEMQRWMIDGETRIGIFATRDIKRGEHLTYDYQFVQFGADQDCHCGAINCKRKLGIRPNKLKLPSSDAAALKLVACQDSLTELPPKGNWSFDSAWRIQHPRNCTGQIIRIIRSSDQSPVDSLESRIPDVSSSFGIIKQFDSITKKHLIMFEDGSVEHLDLSKEDWGFCNFA, encoded by the exons ATGCCTGCTACGCCTACGAAGAAG AGTGCTACCCGTGGTGGGATAGGGAATGTATTCAACAAATTAACAAGCAAAATTGGAGATCCTGTTGACTTTGAACTTCCAGATTGGTTGAGTAAATGGCAACCCACTCCCTATCCCTATACCTCTATAAGGCGAA ATATATACCTCACCAATAAGGGTAAGCGGCGGCTAGAAGATGATGGCATATCTTGTGCCTGCAGTTCAACAGCAGAATCTTCGGACGTGTGTGGCATGGATTGCCTTTGTAG CATGCTATGGTCTAGCTGCACCTCGGGATGTAAATGTGGGAGTTCTTGTCTGAATAAGCCATTCCATCAACGTCCtgtgaagaagatgaaaatagTGAAG ACTGAGAAATGTGGCACTGGGATTGTGGCAGATGAAGATATCAAGACAAAAGAGTTTGTTGTAGAGTATGTTGGAGAAG TTATTGATGACAAGACATGTGAAGAGCGACTTTGGAAATTGAAGCACAGTGGGGAAACAAATTTTTACTTGTGTGAGATCAATAGGAATATGGTGATTGATGCCACTTATAAGGGAAACAAATCCAGATACATTAATCATAGCTGTTGTCCAAATACTGAGATGCAGAGATG GATGATTGATGGTGAGACAAGAATTGGCATATTTGCGACACGTGACATTAAAAGGGGCGAGCATCTGACCTACGATTATCA GTTTGTTCAATTTGGTGCAGATCAAGATTGTCACTGTGGTGCTATAAATTGCAAGCGAAAGCTGGGAATCAGACCTAACAAACTAAAACTTCCTTCTTCGGATGCTGCTGCACTAAAGCTAGTGGCATGCCAG GATTCTCTAACTGAACTTCCCCCAAAAG GAAATTGGAGTTTTGACTCTGCTTGGAGAATCCAGCATCCTCGGAATTGCACAGGTCAAATTATAAGAATAATTCGCTCTTCTGACCAGAG TCCTGTTGATTCACTGGAGTCTCGAATACCTGATGTTTCCAGTTCCTTTGGAATCATTAAACAGTTTGACAGCATCACCAAAAAACATTTG ATCATGTTTGAAGACGGTAGTGTTGAGCACCTTGACTTGTCAAAAGAAGATTGGGGATTTTGTAACTTTGCTTAA